Genomic DNA from Candidatus Marinimicrobia bacterium CG08_land_8_20_14_0_20_45_22:
CTTGAAAATATTGAATAAGGAAACAAGATGAAAGTTGATTTAAGCAATGTCAGTTCGACAGAACTTCTCCTGAAAGTGAACTTAGGCTGGGATGAAGTTTCAAATTTCTACCAACAAACTTACAGGACACTGAAAAAAGATTTCGTTATGCCTGGTTTTCGTCCCGGAAAAGTGCCTGATACTATTTTTAAAAGACAGCAGGAAGGGAAAATCAAATACGAGTTTTCTAATGAGGTCATCGATAAAACGTCCGTTGACGCTTTGAAAGAAAAGGAAATCACGGATTATCTCGATATTTCATTAAAGAATCTTGAATTCGACGAAGATAAACCGCTTGAATATTCGCTTAGCGTAGAAGTCGATCCAAAGATCGAATTGCCGGATTACAAGAGAGGATTCCCAGCCGTCAAAAATGGTTATGTTGTCAGTCCGGAAGATGTCGAAGCGGAGCTCGAAGCACTGCGCGAAGCATACGCCGAGGTAGAAACGGTCACGGAAGGCGCGGAAAGAGGACATTTTATCGATTGCGATCTGCAGGAATTGGATCAATCCGACATTCCCGTCGTTGGGAGAAAGCTCGATCACAAACTGATCAAAATTGGCGACGGCGTTTTTGGAGAAGCCGGATCTGCCAATTTGTTAGGCGTGAAAGCCGGCGAAAAGGTCATTATCCGGTTGAGCGATAAAGATGCTAAAGAGACCGGTTATCAAGTAACAGTTCACAGAGTCGAATCCCACAAGTTGCCCGAATTGACCGACGATTTTATCAAAGATAATCTGAAAGAGGTTGGGAATTTTGCCGAATTAAAAGTACAAATCGAGAAGCGAATTCAGGATGAATGGGACAAACGCGCACAGAGCGAGTTTTATGGTTCTATCAGGGATTATTTGTTGGCGAACACGACAGTTGATGTCCCCCCGTCGAGATTAAAACATTTTCTGGATGCCGTTATTGAAGATATCAGAGAAAAAAATAAATCTCAAGATGTTAACGAAACGCAAGTGCGCGAGCAGTACACTGAATTGGGGAAACGTGAAATTCGCTGGTTTTTAATCCAGCGAGATATTATCCGGGTGGAAAATCTGAAACTTAGTAAAGAGGGTGTTGAAGATCGTCTGAATAAAATCGCCGATCAGTATGCTACCCAATATCAATTGAGCCACGAGGCGGTTTTGAAATATTACCAGAATTCGGAGAACCGAAAGAAGATCGAAAGCGATCTTCTTGAGGAAAAGGTACTCGATTTTCTGGCGCAGTTCGTCAAGGAAAAGAAGAAAACAATCCAAACAAAATCTTTGCGGAATCAATCTGCCGAGTAAGGAACGTAAAATGTATATTCCAATGGTTGTTGAAGAGAGCGGACAGACTGAGCGCGCTTATGATATTTATTCCCGTTTGCTGAAGGAGCGGATCGTTTTTATTGGAAGTCCGATCGATGATCATATTGCAAATCTTACAATCGCTCAGTTACTTTATCTTGCGTCGGAAGATTCGCAAAAAGACATTTTTCTGTACATTAACAGTCCTGGCGGATCGGTGACGGACGGATTAGCGATTTTCGATACGATGAACTATGTGCAACCTCCGGTTTCTACGATTTGTATTGGTCAGGCGGCGAGTATGGCGGCAATTCTATTAGCCGCAGGCGCCAAAGGTAAACGGCAGGCATTGCCGAATTCCCGCATCATGATTCATCAACCTCTTGGCGGGATTGAAGGACAGGCGAGCGACATCGAAATTTACGCGAAAGAGACTCTTCATATTAAAGAGAGGACACATGCGATCCTCGCCGAATTGACCGGTCAGACGCTCGAACGTATTCGCAAAGACACGGATCGCAACTTTTTTATGTCTCCTCAGGAGGCTTTGGAATACGGTCTTATCGACGATATTTTAACTGCAAGACAAAAAAGATTAAATTTTCCGATATAAAAAGCTTGACATTACCTAAAGATATTTTTTATATTCTATCGCAGTGAGTTGCAGT
This window encodes:
- the clpP gene encoding ATP-dependent Clp endopeptidase, proteolytic subunit ClpP → MYIPMVVEESGQTERAYDIYSRLLKERIVFIGSPIDDHIANLTIAQLLYLASEDSQKDIFLYINSPGGSVTDGLAIFDTMNYVQPPVSTICIGQAASMAAILLAAGAKGKRQALPNSRIMIHQPLGGIEGQASDIEIYAKETLHIKERTHAILAELTGQTLERIRKDTDRNFFMSPQEALEYGLIDDILTARQKRLNFPI